The Fusobacterium perfoetens genome has a segment encoding these proteins:
- a CDS encoding M15 family metallopeptidase, protein MKAILGRTSKLNLCNNVDYRLVHIVCEVARLDLPCDFGVFESKRTIEKQKEYVQRGVSKTMNSKHIPDKNGIVRAVDIVPYVNGDYTWANKYLDKLIPIFEEVANKLYPRQIEFGKNWKTFIDRPHIEIKTEYEL, encoded by the coding sequence ATGAAAGCTATATTAGGAAGAACAAGCAAATTAAATCTTTGTAATAATGTTGATTATAGATTGGTCCACATAGTTTGTGAGGTCGCAAGATTAGATTTGCCTTGCGACTTCGGAGTATTTGAAAGTAAAAGAACTATTGAAAAACAAAAAGAATATGTACAAAGAGGAGTATCTAAAACGATGAACTCAAAGCACATACCAGATAAAAATGGAATTGTAAGGGCTGTAGATATTGTTCCTTATGTAAATGGGGACTATACATGGGCAAATAAATATCTTGATAAACTTATTCCCATTTTTGAAGAAGTGGCAAATAAATTGTATCCTCGTCAAATAGAGTTTGGGAAAAATTGGAAAACATTTATAGATAGACCTCACATTGAAATTAAAACAGAATATGAACTTTAG
- a CDS encoding RNA-directed DNA polymerase, protein MKRLGNVYDRIISYENLLEAHRKAKREKASYTEVKMINENPEYYLKNLRFILANEFYYVNSSDYKVKLKEDKGKLREIFILPYYPHRIVQWAIMLQIQDRFLKSFIYDTYASIEKRGLHFGVKRIKKALWKDKAGTEYCLKMDMKKYYPSIDNEILFKIVKTKIKDKKLLRLLNIIIFSLGTKGQPIGSLWSQWAGNLYLSVLDHYVKEELKIRYYYRFCDDVVILHGSKEYLSKARDSIEKFISKELNLTLKENYQIFPARVRGVDFLGYRFFGEFTLLRKRILKEMKRKLIPLQKKDVLTYSENGSINSYKGWLKYCDSYRLRQKYLAPLKDKYYIDLEGNKRRVNIDVCNRRKRKKNNNNQ, encoded by the coding sequence ATGAAAAGATTAGGAAATGTGTATGATAGAATTATATCTTATGAAAATCTATTAGAAGCGCACAGAAAGGCGAAAAGAGAAAAAGCAAGTTATACAGAAGTTAAAATGATTAATGAAAATCCTGAATATTATCTTAAAAATCTGCGCTTCATACTAGCTAATGAATTTTATTATGTAAATTCAAGTGATTACAAAGTAAAGTTAAAAGAAGATAAAGGAAAACTAAGAGAGATATTTATTCTTCCGTACTATCCACACAGAATTGTGCAGTGGGCTATAATGCTTCAGATACAAGACAGATTTTTAAAATCATTTATATATGATACCTATGCAAGTATAGAAAAAAGAGGACTTCATTTTGGGGTAAAAAGAATCAAAAAAGCTTTATGGAAAGATAAAGCAGGAACTGAATATTGTTTAAAAATGGATATGAAAAAATACTATCCAAGTATAGACAATGAAATTCTTTTTAAAATTGTGAAAACCAAAATAAAAGACAAGAAGTTATTAAGACTTCTTAATATAATAATCTTTAGCCTAGGAACAAAAGGGCAACCAATAGGGAGCTTATGGTCGCAGTGGGCAGGAAATTTATACCTTTCTGTTTTAGACCATTATGTCAAAGAAGAATTAAAAATAAGATATTATTACAGATTTTGTGATGATGTTGTTATACTTCATGGCTCAAAAGAATATCTATCTAAAGCAAGAGATTCTATTGAGAAGTTTATTTCTAAAGAACTCAATCTAACATTAAAGGAAAATTATCAAATCTTTCCCGCAAGAGTAAGAGGAGTAGATTTTTTAGGATATAGATTCTTTGGAGAATTTACTTTACTAAGAAAAAGAATTTTGAAAGAAATGAAAAGAAAACTTATTCCTTTGCAAAAGAAAGATGTTCTTACATATTCAGAGAACGGAAGTATTAATTCATACAAAGGTTGGCTTAAATACTGTGATAGTTACAGATTAAGGCAAAAATATTTAGCGCCCCTTAAAGATAAATACTACATTGATTTAGAAGGGAACAAAAGGAGAGTGAACATAGATGTATGTAATAGACGAAAAAGAAAGAAAAATAATAATAACCAATGA